Proteins from a single region of Anthonomus grandis grandis chromosome 10, icAntGran1.3, whole genome shotgun sequence:
- the LOC126741431 gene encoding uncharacterized protein LOC126741431: MESKNKTGEATAQDILDTFIKQNIAPANLAFQSYDCAASMSGKFKGAQKKLSELVGHNISYIPCQAHRTNTALEHSCHASFIVAEMFNTLEELYVFFNSSTKRFFAMKEKLAEVENSILIRKLSKTRWTARAVTLKAISISYEEILQLLEDISNANDYSIDNKSKSKALGLYKRMLCFDFIVCLMFLKNIFYKMKIITEILEQDDLNIIDAVNMISLTCTSLRNIRNSEEDVNNLIESAIQFAVKLNVDPETDFRKHHRRRLVPKKIDTNRDSSVNIPYKQFYRKEFYLVLDTLIKFLDENLSVVLQNVSPLINLFSFPLNKKKHNFNTNRTGYLTISTQSQN, from the coding sequence AtggaatcaaaaaataaaactggggAAGCCACCGCACAAGATATTCTGGATACATTCATAAAGCAAAACATTGCGCCAGCCAATTTAGCCTTTCAATCCTATGACTGTGCTGCCTCAATGTCTGGTAAATTTAAAGGTGCGCAAAAAAAGCTGTCCGAGTTGGTGGGTCACAATATTTCTTACATTCCATGTCAAGCCCATAGAACAAATACAGCTTTGGAACATAGTTGTCACGCTTCATTTATAGTGGCGGAAATGTTTAACACGTTGGAGGAGCTATACGTTTTTTTCAATTCGAGCACCAAACGATTTTTTgcaatgaaagaaaaattagctgaagtggaaaattcgattttaataagaaaattatccaaAACAAGGTGGACCGCTCGGGCAGTAACGCTAAAAGCTATTAGCATATCATACGAGGAAATACTTCAACTATTAGAAGATATTTCAAATGCTAATGATTATTCAATAGACAATAAAAGCAAATCCAAAGCATTGGGTTTATATAAAAGAATGTTGTGTTTCGATTTTATAGTATGTTtaatgttcttaaaaaatatattttataaaatgaaaataatcacAGAAATTCTGGAACAGGATGATCTGAATATCATTGATGCCGTAAATATGATTTCTTTAACATGTACTTCGTTACGAAATATTCGGAATAGTGAAGaggatgtaaataatttaatcgaAAGTGCCATACAATTTGcagtaaaattaaatgttgatcCGGAAACTGATTTCCGAAAACATCATAGGAGGCGTcttgttccaaaaaaaattgatacaaaTAGGGATAGCTCTGTTAATATTCCATATAAGCAGTTTTATAGAAAAGAATTTTATCTTGTTCTGGAtactttaattaagtttttagatGAAAATTTGTCAGTTGTGCTTCAAAATGTCTCACCATTGATAAActtattttcttttcctttaaacaaaaaaaaacataattttaacacaaatagAACAGGCTATCTTACTATTTCCACCCAGTCACAAAATTGA
- the LOC126741063 gene encoding uncharacterized protein LOC126741063, translating into MQANTMDVDAMAESLQAIIECVPSEPQPNPTQPKPPYPIQPTESSRPTESSRPTESSRPTESSRPTDSSQRGINKENYNNRGRRWRARNSRIKRRRERVNLHQQKTLLSAVTDAVASAILRQTNRGGLPYRGRGRGKY; encoded by the exons ATGCAAGCGAACACAATGGATGTTGACGCAATGGCCGAAAGCCTACAGGCGATCATTGAGTGTGTACCg TCGGAAcctcaacccaacccaacccaaccaaaaCCTCCCTACCCAATCCAACCCACCGAATCCTCCCGACCCACCGAATCCTCCCGACCCACCGAATCCTCCCGCCCCACCGAATCCTCCCGACCCACCGACTCCTCCCAACGCGGTATTAATA aagaaaattacaataatagaGGGAGGAGATGGAGAGCGAGAAATAGCAGGATTAAGAGGCGTAGAGAGCGCGTCAATCTCCACCAACAGA aaacgCTATTGTCGGCCGTAACCGACGCGGTGGCCAGCGCTATTTTAAGGCAAACCAATAGAGGAGGTTTGCCTTACCGTGGTCGGGGCAggggaaaatattaa